In one window of Mesorhizobium sp. B2-1-1 DNA:
- the gatC gene encoding Asp-tRNA(Asn)/Glu-tRNA(Gln) amidotransferase subunit GatC, translating into MSVDVKTVKRVARLARIAVSEEDAERMTGELNAILGFVEQLNEVDVSGVEPMTSVTPMGMKKRQDVVTDGNKAADIVANAPATEENFFLVPKVVE; encoded by the coding sequence ATGTCCGTTGACGTCAAGACAGTGAAGCGCGTCGCGCGTCTCGCCCGCATTGCGGTGAGCGAGGAAGATGCCGAACGCATGACCGGCGAGCTGAATGCCATACTGGGCTTCGTCGAACAGCTGAACGAGGTCGATGTTTCCGGGGTCGAGCCGATGACTTCGGTAACTCCGATGGGGATGAAGAAGCGCCAGGACGTCGTCACCGACGGCAACAAGGCTGCCGACATCGTCGCCAACGCGCCTGCCACGGAAGAGAACTTCTTCCTCGTGCCGAAGGTCGTGGAGTAA
- a CDS encoding ISNCY family transposase — protein MQKFRDVLSRWNGGDLSMMEAGELLGMSERQFRRYRDRYEEAGEAGLLDRRLGKLSTRRVPAEAIEEMLELYRHRYLGWNVKHFHEHLLRDHHFSWGYTFIKTQLHAAGLVERAKRRGAHRRKRERKPCEGMMLHQDGSRHRWLAGEPMLDLIVTMDDATSTIYSAFLIEEEGTASSFQGLLETFVAKGLPSSLYSDRGSHYFVTLKAGEAVDKSRLTQVGRALERLGIEHIPAYSPEARGRSERMFSTLQDRLPRELALAGIADIEAANRFIAQTYLPAHNARFARPAAVEDSAFVAADPQQLAQILCIEEERVVARDNTVAFARLRLQLP, from the coding sequence ATGCAAAAGTTTCGGGACGTATTGAGCCGCTGGAATGGTGGCGATCTTTCGATGATGGAGGCAGGGGAGTTGCTTGGCATGTCGGAGCGGCAATTCCGACGCTACCGCGACCGGTACGAAGAAGCTGGGGAAGCAGGGTTGCTGGATCGGCGCTTGGGCAAGCTTTCGACGCGTCGGGTGCCGGCGGAAGCGATTGAGGAGATGCTGGAGCTTTACCGTCATCGCTACCTCGGCTGGAATGTGAAGCATTTCCACGAGCACCTGCTGCGCGATCACCATTTCAGCTGGGGCTACACCTTCATCAAGACGCAGCTCCACGCGGCGGGCCTTGTGGAACGGGCCAAGCGGCGCGGTGCTCACCGGCGCAAGCGGGAGAGGAAGCCTTGCGAGGGGATGATGCTGCATCAGGATGGCAGCCGTCATCGATGGCTGGCGGGTGAGCCGATGCTGGACCTGATCGTGACGATGGACGATGCGACGAGCACGATCTATTCGGCCTTCCTGATCGAGGAGGAAGGCACGGCGTCGAGCTTTCAGGGCCTTCTGGAGACATTCGTCGCCAAGGGATTGCCATCGAGCCTCTACAGCGATCGCGGCAGCCACTATTTCGTGACGCTGAAGGCCGGCGAGGCGGTCGACAAAAGCCGGCTGACCCAGGTCGGCCGGGCGCTCGAGCGGCTGGGTATCGAACATATTCCAGCCTATTCCCCTGAAGCGCGAGGCCGCTCGGAGCGGATGTTCTCCACCTTGCAGGATCGGCTGCCGAGAGAGCTGGCGCTGGCCGGAATTGCCGACATCGAGGCCGCCAACCGGTTCATCGCACAGACCTACCTACCAGCTCACAATGCCCGCTTCGCCAGGCCGGCCGCGGTCGAGGACAGCGCCTTTGTCGCCGCAGACCCGCAACAACTGGCCCAGATCCTGTGCATCGAGGAGGAGCGCGTCGTTGCCCGCGATAACACGGTCGCCTTCGCGCGGCTGCGATTGCAGCTGCCATAG
- a CDS encoding DUF1489 family protein: MALNLLKLCVGCDSVEDLEEWIAFRLDERRRAGEPAEHWHTTRMVPTRADEVTDGGSLYWVIKGSVQCRQLITEIRPFTDDEGIGRCHLMLDPQVVRTDWQPRRAFQGWRYLKPSDAPADLGKGKPGQVEMPPKLRRELADLGLL; encoded by the coding sequence ATGGCTCTCAACCTCCTAAAGCTCTGCGTCGGCTGCGACAGCGTCGAGGATCTCGAAGAATGGATCGCGTTCCGCCTCGACGAGCGGCGCCGTGCCGGCGAACCGGCCGAGCATTGGCACACCACCCGCATGGTGCCGACGCGCGCCGATGAGGTTACCGACGGCGGCTCGCTCTACTGGGTGATCAAGGGAAGTGTGCAATGCCGGCAGTTGATCACCGAGATCCGGCCATTCACCGATGACGAGGGCATCGGCCGCTGCCATCTGATGCTGGATCCGCAAGTGGTGCGCACCGACTGGCAGCCGCGCCGCGCCTTTCAGGGCTGGCGCTATCTAAAGCCATCGGATGCACCTGCCGATCTCGGCAAGGGCAAGCCGGGGCAGGTCGAAATGCCGCCGAAACTCCGGCGCGAGCTCGCCGATCTCGGCCTGCTCTAA
- a CDS encoding amidase: protein MSDLTRLTISQARAKLRAKEITATEIADAYLAAIERANPALNAYVVVTGDKARDMAKASDARLVKGEGGALEGIPLGIKDLFGTEGVHTQACSHVLDGFKPHYESTVTSNLWADGAVMLGKLNMDEFAMGSSNETSYYGPVVNPWRRSRVDTMVMPTTHQGDGGFVSAGGTRTARTLDNAQLVPGGSSGGSASAVSAFLCAGATATDTGGSIRQPAAFTGTVGIKPTYGRCSRWGIVAFASSLDQAGPIARDVRDAAILLRSMASVDPKDTTSVDRPVPDYEAAIGKPIKGMKVGIPREYRVDGMPEEIEALWQKGIAWLRDAGAEIVDISLPHTKYALPAYYIVAPAEASSNLARYDGVRYGLRVPGKDIVEMYEKTRAAGFGREVKRRIMIGTYVLSAGYYDAYYLQAQKVRNLIKRDFENVFAAGVDVILTPATPSAAFGIADEDMASDPVKMYLNDIFTVTVNMAGLPGIAVPAGLDPKGLPLGLQLIGRPFEEETLFQTAAVIEQAAGTFQPEKWW, encoded by the coding sequence ATGAGCGACCTGACCCGACTGACGATTTCGCAGGCCCGCGCCAAGCTGCGCGCCAAGGAAATCACCGCGACCGAGATCGCCGACGCCTATCTTGCTGCGATCGAGCGCGCCAATCCGGCGCTCAACGCCTACGTCGTGGTGACCGGCGACAAGGCGCGCGACATGGCCAAGGCCTCCGACGCCAGGCTGGTCAAAGGCGAGGGCGGTGCGCTGGAAGGCATTCCGCTCGGCATTAAGGACCTGTTCGGCACCGAGGGCGTGCACACCCAGGCCTGCAGCCATGTGCTCGACGGTTTCAAGCCGCATTACGAATCGACCGTCACCTCCAATCTGTGGGCTGACGGGGCGGTCATGCTGGGCAAGCTCAACATGGACGAGTTCGCCATGGGCTCGTCCAACGAGACGTCCTATTACGGGCCGGTGGTCAACCCGTGGCGGCGTTCGCGCGTCGATACGATGGTGATGCCGACCACGCATCAGGGCGATGGCGGCTTCGTTTCGGCCGGCGGCACCAGGACCGCGCGCACCCTGGACAATGCGCAGCTGGTGCCGGGTGGCTCGTCGGGCGGCTCGGCCTCCGCCGTCTCGGCTTTCCTGTGCGCGGGCGCCACGGCCACCGACACTGGCGGCTCGATCCGCCAGCCGGCCGCGTTCACCGGCACGGTCGGCATCAAGCCGACCTATGGCCGCTGCTCGCGCTGGGGTATCGTCGCCTTCGCCTCGTCGCTCGACCAGGCCGGGCCGATCGCGCGCGACGTGCGCGATGCCGCGATCCTGCTCAGATCGATGGCCTCCGTCGATCCGAAGGATACGACCTCGGTGGACCGGCCGGTGCCGGACTACGAGGCGGCGATCGGCAAGCCGATCAAGGGCATGAAGGTTGGGATTCCCCGGGAATACCGCGTCGACGGCATGCCGGAGGAGATCGAGGCCCTTTGGCAGAAGGGCATTGCCTGGCTCAGGGATGCTGGCGCCGAGATCGTCGACATCTCCTTGCCGCACACCAAATACGCGCTACCGGCCTATTACATCGTGGCGCCCGCCGAAGCCTCGTCCAACCTTGCGCGCTATGACGGCGTCCGCTACGGCCTTCGCGTGCCGGGCAAGGACATCGTCGAGATGTATGAGAAGACCCGCGCCGCCGGCTTTGGCCGCGAGGTCAAGCGCCGGATCATGATCGGCACCTATGTGCTGTCGGCGGGCTATTACGACGCCTACTATCTGCAGGCGCAGAAGGTGCGCAATCTGATCAAGCGGGACTTCGAGAACGTCTTTGCCGCCGGCGTTGATGTCATCCTGACACCGGCGACGCCATCTGCCGCCTTCGGCATTGCAGACGAGGACATGGCTTCCGATCCGGTGAAGATGTACCTGAACGACATCTTCACCGTCACCGTGAACATGGCGGGCCTGCCGGGCATTGCGGTGCCCGCCGGCCTAGACCCCAAGGGCTTGCCGCTCGGCCTGCAACTGATCGGCAGGCCGTTCGAAGAAGAGACGCTGTTCCAGACCGCTGCCGTCATCGAGCAGGCGGCCGGAACGTTCCAGCCGGAGAAGTGGTGGTAG
- the clpS gene encoding ATP-dependent Clp protease adapter ClpS, whose product MQNGSGDGNEAGRGTAVITRTKTKTKKPSLYRVLILNDDYTPMEFVVHVLERFFQKDREAATRIMLHVHNHGVGECGVYTFEVAETKVSQVMDFARQNQHPLQCVMEKK is encoded by the coding sequence ATGCAGAACGGCAGCGGCGACGGCAATGAGGCCGGCCGCGGCACGGCGGTCATCACGCGCACAAAGACCAAGACCAAGAAACCCAGCCTCTATCGGGTCCTCATCCTGAACGACGACTACACACCGATGGAGTTCGTGGTTCACGTGCTGGAACGTTTTTTCCAGAAGGACCGCGAAGCCGCCACACGCATCATGCTTCATGTTCACAATCATGGAGTGGGCGAGTGCGGGGTCTATACATTCGAGGTGGCCGAGACCAAAGTGTCCCAGGTCATGGATTTCGCCCGACAAAATCAGCATCCGCTGCAATGCGTGATGGAGAAGAAGTGA
- a CDS encoding DUF599 domain-containing protein: MGDSLDLSTADLAALAFFLIAWVLHTLASDGVLVSRMSLTTAMNAQRQAWMHRMAEREIRIVDTAIMGGLQQGTAFFASSSLIALGGCFALLGASDRVLEVLSTLPLGGAPSRPAFQIKVLGLVLILAFSFFKFGWAYRLFNYCSILIGAVPIPHGEASRNPVTETAVWRAAQMNMLAGKHFNSGLRGVFFSIGYLGWFVDPVVFVLSTLLLLAVLVRRQFFSAARRAVIGQPPGAEKGRSMRPDSQ; encoded by the coding sequence ATGGGCGATTCCCTCGATCTTTCGACAGCCGATCTCGCGGCGTTGGCGTTCTTCCTCATTGCGTGGGTTTTGCATACGCTCGCCTCGGACGGTGTGCTGGTCAGCCGCATGTCCCTGACAACGGCGATGAATGCGCAGCGGCAAGCCTGGATGCACCGGATGGCCGAGCGTGAGATCCGCATCGTCGACACAGCCATCATGGGTGGCCTGCAGCAAGGCACCGCCTTCTTCGCCTCCAGCTCCCTGATCGCGCTTGGCGGCTGCTTTGCCTTGCTCGGTGCCTCCGACCGCGTCCTCGAGGTGTTGAGCACCCTGCCTCTGGGCGGCGCCCCGTCGCGCCCGGCTTTTCAGATCAAGGTGCTGGGACTGGTGCTGATCCTGGCGTTTTCGTTCTTCAAGTTCGGCTGGGCCTACCGTCTGTTCAACTATTGCTCGATCCTGATCGGTGCTGTGCCGATCCCACATGGCGAAGCCTCGCGCAACCCGGTCACCGAAACGGCGGTGTGGAGGGCGGCGCAGATGAACATGCTGGCAGGCAAGCATTTCAACTCCGGCCTGCGCGGCGTGTTCTTTTCGATCGGCTATCTCGGCTGGTTCGTCGATCCGGTGGTGTTCGTGCTGTCGACGCTTCTGCTCCTGGCCGTTCTGGTGCGGCGCCAGTTCTTCTCGGCGGCGCGCCGCGCCGTGATCGGTCAGCCGCCAGGTGCGGAAAAAGGCCGATCGATGCGGCCGGACAGCCAATAG
- a CDS encoding DnaJ domain-containing protein — protein MIGAIIAVVALLLVLMGLATAFVRADPSRLAGDMRKVGPVLLALIGGAVLLVGRGGLGGIILLAAIAWYGSMRLNQRAVMPARRRSTVRTAALEMDLDHDTGGLEGLILAGRHEGKMLGAMGKAELLQLFRELSGDPESRQLLETYLDGRFPVWRKNAEAHSGEGLGIAPSPGAMTKEEAYKVLGLEAGAAAADVRKAHRRLMQRLHPDIGGTSFLAARINEAKDVLLSNHN, from the coding sequence ATGATAGGCGCGATCATCGCTGTCGTCGCATTGCTGCTGGTGCTGATGGGCCTGGCAACGGCTTTCGTGCGGGCCGACCCGAGCAGGCTTGCAGGCGACATGAGGAAGGTTGGGCCGGTTTTGCTGGCATTGATCGGCGGCGCCGTGCTGCTGGTCGGGCGCGGCGGTCTCGGCGGCATCATCCTGCTCGCAGCGATTGCCTGGTACGGCTCGATGCGGCTGAACCAGCGAGCCGTGATGCCGGCGCGGAGACGCTCGACCGTACGCACAGCGGCGCTGGAAATGGACCTCGATCACGATACAGGCGGCCTTGAAGGCCTTATCCTGGCAGGCCGCCATGAAGGCAAGATGCTTGGTGCGATGGGCAAAGCCGAATTGCTGCAGCTGTTTCGCGAACTCTCCGGTGACCCGGAGAGCCGGCAACTGCTAGAGACGTATCTTGACGGCAGATTTCCCGTCTGGCGCAAAAACGCTGAGGCGCACAGTGGCGAAGGGCTGGGTATTGCGCCAAGTCCGGGCGCCATGACTAAGGAGGAGGCCTACAAGGTCCTTGGTCTTGAAGCGGGGGCCGCCGCGGCGGATGTCCGCAAGGCGCACCGCCGCCTGATGCAACGCCTGCACCCCGATATCGGCGGCACGTCTTTCCTGGCGGCGCGGATCAACGAAGCCAAGGACGTCTTGCTCTCCAATCACAACTAG
- a CDS encoding GNAT family N-acetyltransferase — translation MAIEIAIETPLQDDVRGLVAELNETLLELTPPEHCYHLTVEQMAGPDTTVFVVRDDGFAIGCGALKRHDGAVGEVKRMYTRPTHRGQKIGARIVERVEALAREEGLKRLVLETGDRHPAAWAVYERSGFSRCGPVLDYPDSEWSVFYEKSLA, via the coding sequence ATGGCCATCGAAATCGCCATCGAGACGCCGCTGCAGGACGATGTGCGCGGCTTGGTCGCGGAGCTCAACGAGACGCTGCTCGAACTGACGCCGCCGGAACACTGCTATCACCTGACCGTCGAGCAGATGGCCGGCCCGGACACCACGGTCTTCGTCGTCCGCGACGACGGTTTTGCAATCGGTTGCGGGGCGCTGAAGCGCCATGACGGCGCCGTCGGCGAGGTCAAGCGCATGTACACGCGGCCCACGCATCGCGGCCAGAAAATCGGCGCCAGGATCGTGGAGCGTGTCGAAGCGCTGGCGCGCGAGGAAGGATTGAAGCGTCTGGTGCTGGAGACGGGCGATCGCCATCCTGCCGCCTGGGCTGTCTATGAACGTTCCGGCTTCTCGCGTTGCGGTCCGGTGCTGGATTATCCCGATTCCGAGTGGTCGGTGTTTTACGAAAAGAGCCTTGCCTGA
- a CDS encoding L-serine ammonia-lyase, which produces MFLSVFDLFKIGIGPSSSHTMGPMTAARRFLDEIAGDDWPRPAGAKVARIGASLHGSLAYTGIGHGSDRAVILGLAGQTPQTVDPDQADGIVARITADKLVSPPGHPSYRFDTAGDLVLDRKTPLTGHANGMAFYAYDAGDRLLLKRIYYSIGGGFVVSEEELQRMKAKGSVTTEGKKVPYPFKNALEMLKMAGKSGLSIAEMKRVNEETQMSRDELDAGLDAIWGAMKSCIERGLSQDGIMPGGLKVRRRARQLHDKLQEQWQQNRPNPLLANDWLSIYAMAVNEENAAGGRVVTAPTNGAAGTLPAVLRYWLHFHPEADQPSIRDFLLTAAAVGGIIKSNASISGAEVGCQGEVGSASAMAAAGLCAVMGGTPEQVENAAEIALEHHLGMTCDPVGGLVQVPCIERNALGAVKAVTAASLAIKGDGTHFVPLDAAIETMRQTGLDMNEKYKETSLGGLAVNVVEC; this is translated from the coding sequence GTGTTCCTTTCGGTTTTCGACCTGTTCAAGATCGGCATCGGACCATCGAGTTCGCACACGATGGGACCGATGACGGCCGCCCGCCGTTTCCTCGACGAGATCGCCGGAGACGACTGGCCGCGTCCGGCCGGCGCCAAGGTTGCTCGCATCGGCGCCAGCCTGCACGGCTCGCTCGCCTATACCGGCATCGGCCATGGCAGTGACCGTGCCGTCATTCTCGGCCTTGCCGGGCAGACGCCGCAGACGGTCGACCCTGACCAGGCGGACGGCATTGTCGCTCGCATCACCGCCGACAAGCTGGTTTCACCGCCCGGCCACCCCTCCTACCGTTTCGATACGGCCGGCGACCTGGTGCTCGACCGCAAGACGCCGCTCACCGGCCACGCCAACGGCATGGCGTTTTATGCCTATGATGCCGGCGACCGCCTGCTGCTCAAGCGCATCTATTATTCGATCGGCGGCGGCTTCGTGGTTTCGGAAGAAGAGCTGCAGCGCATGAAAGCCAAGGGTTCGGTGACGACCGAAGGCAAAAAAGTCCCTTATCCCTTCAAGAACGCCCTCGAGATGCTGAAGATGGCTGGCAAGAGCGGCCTTTCCATTGCCGAGATGAAGCGGGTCAACGAGGAAACACAAATGTCGCGCGATGAGCTCGACGCCGGCCTCGACGCCATCTGGGGTGCCATGAAGAGTTGCATCGAGCGCGGCCTGTCGCAGGACGGCATCATGCCGGGCGGGCTGAAGGTGCGCCGCCGGGCCAGGCAATTGCACGACAAGCTGCAGGAGCAGTGGCAGCAGAACCGGCCCAATCCGCTGCTCGCCAATGACTGGCTGTCGATCTATGCCATGGCCGTCAACGAGGAGAATGCGGCCGGCGGGCGCGTGGTCACCGCGCCGACCAACGGCGCGGCCGGCACGCTGCCGGCAGTGCTGCGCTACTGGCTGCATTTCCATCCCGAGGCCGACCAGCCCAGCATTCGCGATTTCCTGCTCACGGCAGCCGCCGTCGGCGGCATCATCAAGTCCAATGCGTCCATCTCCGGCGCCGAGGTCGGCTGCCAGGGCGAAGTCGGCTCGGCTTCGGCCATGGCGGCGGCCGGCCTGTGCGCGGTCATGGGCGGCACGCCCGAACAGGTCGAGAACGCCGCCGAGATCGCGCTGGAGCACCATCTGGGCATGACCTGCGATCCGGTCGGCGGGCTGGTGCAGGTGCCCTGCATCGAGCGCAACGCGCTAGGCGCGGTCAAGGCGGTGACGGCCGCCTCGCTTGCCATCAAGGGCGACGGCACCCATTTCGTGCCGCTGGATGCCGCGATCGAAACCATGCGCCAGACCGGCCTTGACATGAACGAGAAGTACAAGGAGACCAGCCTCGGCGGGCTGGCGGTCAATGTGGTGGAGTGTTGA
- a CDS encoding phasin family protein, whose amino-acid sequence MTQTYEDFSKYGKEFADTGLKSFASLSKGAQAIAAEAGEYTKKSFEAGSAAFEKIVSAKSLDKAIEVQSDYAKQSYEAFVAEATKIGDLYAELAKEAYKPFESIVAKAK is encoded by the coding sequence ATGACGCAGACCTATGAGGACTTCAGCAAATACGGCAAAGAGTTCGCCGACACCGGCTTGAAGAGCTTCGCCTCTTTGTCCAAGGGCGCGCAGGCAATTGCGGCCGAGGCCGGCGAATACACCAAGAAGAGCTTCGAAGCCGGCAGCGCCGCTTTCGAGAAGATTGTTTCGGCCAAGTCGCTCGACAAGGCGATCGAGGTCCAGTCCGACTATGCCAAGCAGTCCTATGAGGCGTTCGTCGCCGAGGCCACCAAGATCGGCGACCTCTATGCCGAACTCGCCAAGGAAGCCTACAAGCCGTTCGAATCGATCGTTGCCAAGGCGAAGTAA
- a CDS encoding YdcF family protein has product MFFYLSKIFWFFIQPLNLTIFLLLAGLVSAFFGRPRLAATGGVLAFLVLALSAWTSLGALLLNPLEERFPRPPLPQKVDGIVVLGGGFEGGINLVRGGYELNSGGDRMVETAVLARRFPDAKVVVSGGNGELFLDGEGDAATAPRLLGALGVTPERLILEGKSRNTYENAVFTKALIAPKPGETWLLVTSAYHMPRAKALFDKAGFATVPWPVDYRTSGDEGIGLFRDNPADALQAATMAIREWIGLFAYWLSGRIDRPFSAPGG; this is encoded by the coding sequence ATGTTCTTTTATCTTTCGAAAATCTTCTGGTTCTTTATCCAGCCGCTCAACCTGACGATCTTCCTGCTGCTGGCGGGGCTGGTCTCGGCATTTTTCGGCCGCCCGCGGCTGGCAGCCACCGGCGGCGTGCTGGCGTTTTTGGTTCTGGCGCTTTCGGCCTGGACCTCGCTCGGCGCATTGCTGCTCAACCCGCTGGAGGAACGCTTTCCGCGCCCGCCGCTGCCGCAAAAAGTCGATGGCATCGTCGTGCTCGGCGGCGGCTTCGAGGGCGGCATCAATCTGGTGCGCGGCGGTTATGAGCTGAACAGCGGCGGCGACCGGATGGTCGAGACGGCCGTGCTGGCGCGGCGCTTTCCCGACGCCAAGGTGGTCGTCTCCGGCGGCAATGGCGAATTGTTCCTCGACGGCGAGGGCGATGCCGCCACCGCGCCGCGCCTGCTTGGCGCGCTTGGCGTGACGCCGGAGCGCCTGATCCTCGAGGGCAAATCGCGCAACACCTATGAGAATGCCGTCTTCACCAAGGCCTTGATAGCGCCGAAGCCGGGCGAAACCTGGCTGCTGGTCACCTCTGCCTACCATATGCCGCGCGCCAAGGCGCTGTTCGACAAGGCCGGCTTCGCGACCGTCCCCTGGCCGGTCGACTATCGAACGTCGGGAGACGAAGGCATCGGCCTGTTCCGCGACAATCCGGCCGATGCGCTGCAGGCGGCCACCATGGCGATCCGCGAATGGATAGGGCTGTTCGCCTATTGGCTGTCCGGCCGCATCGATCGGCCTTTTTCCGCACCTGGCGGCTGA
- a CDS encoding D-alanyl-D-alanine carboxypeptidase — protein sequence MRQALSGIVSKSASPFKTVMIIAVAMTIVVASAAPSLAAKSAAIVVDAKTGKVLYSSDANARRYPASLTKMMTLYLTFEALAKGKISRNSPVVFSAHAAAEPPTKLGVKPGGSVAVETAILSMVTKSANDSATALGEMLGGNETNFARMMTAKARQLGMNGTVFRNANGLPDPGQFTTARDMATLGIALREHFPQYYGYFSQRSFLYGRQRINGHNRLLGRIKGVDGIKTGYTRASGFNLVSSVSDGNRRIVGVVMGGTSGSSRDNQMAALINTYLPRASTRGGGDLVAKADSGNPVTALAKVLLPKHDAPTPDEKPMAVASADDADEAVADDATVAQGDSEDADDNAAEETKVVVPAKKVKTVIVSAPKVATAQVVSAYAEPAPAVDPVNTASVPSGWAIQVASSPKQSEAQAFLDKTTKQAPKALADASGFTVAFDKDGVTYYRARFGGFGSKTAAWKACTALKKKKIECYAVQQ from the coding sequence GTGCGTCAGGCGTTGTCGGGCATCGTTTCCAAATCCGCGTCCCCTTTCAAAACGGTCATGATCATCGCCGTGGCGATGACCATCGTCGTTGCAAGTGCGGCCCCGTCGCTCGCCGCGAAGTCCGCGGCCATCGTGGTCGACGCCAAGACCGGCAAGGTGCTCTACTCCTCGGATGCCAACGCCCGGCGTTATCCCGCCTCGCTCACCAAGATGATGACGCTTTATTTGACTTTCGAGGCTCTGGCCAAGGGCAAGATCAGCCGGAACTCGCCGGTCGTCTTCTCGGCTCATGCCGCGGCAGAGCCGCCGACGAAGCTCGGCGTGAAGCCGGGCGGATCGGTGGCGGTCGAGACCGCCATCCTGTCGATGGTGACCAAATCGGCCAATGATTCGGCCACCGCGCTCGGCGAAATGCTCGGCGGCAACGAGACCAACTTCGCCCGCATGATGACTGCCAAGGCGCGGCAGCTCGGTATGAACGGCACCGTGTTCCGCAACGCCAACGGCTTGCCCGATCCCGGCCAGTTCACCACTGCGCGCGACATGGCAACGCTCGGCATCGCGCTGCGCGAACATTTCCCGCAATATTACGGCTATTTCTCGCAGCGCTCCTTCCTCTATGGCCGCCAGCGCATCAACGGCCACAACCGCCTGCTTGGACGCATCAAGGGCGTCGACGGCATCAAGACCGGCTACACCCGCGCTTCGGGCTTCAACCTGGTTTCGTCGGTTTCCGACGGCAACCGTCGCATTGTCGGCGTGGTCATGGGCGGCACCTCGGGCAGCAGCCGCGACAATCAGATGGCGGCCCTGATCAACACCTATCTGCCGCGGGCATCGACCCGGGGCGGCGGCGATCTGGTCGCCAAGGCCGATAGCGGCAACCCGGTGACGGCATTGGCCAAGGTGCTGTTGCCCAAGCACGACGCACCGACTCCGGATGAGAAGCCGATGGCGGTGGCCAGCGCCGATGACGCGGACGAGGCCGTTGCCGACGACGCGACGGTAGCCCAGGGCGACAGCGAGGACGCCGACGATAACGCAGCCGAAGAAACCAAAGTGGTTGTTCCGGCAAAGAAGGTGAAGACGGTTATCGTCTCCGCCCCCAAGGTCGCCACGGCACAGGTGGTGTCCGCTTATGCCGAGCCCGCGCCGGCCGTCGACCCGGTCAATACCGCGTCGGTGCCGTCGGGTTGGGCCATTCAGGTCGCCTCGTCGCCGAAACAGTCCGAAGCCCAGGCCTTCCTCGACAAGACCACCAAGCAGGCGCCCAAGGCGCTGGCAGATGCCTCCGGCTTCACCGTCGCCTTCGACAAGGACGGCGTCACGTACTACCGCGCCCGCTTCGGCGGCTTCGGTTCCAAGACCGCGGCCTGGAAGGCCTGCACCGCCCTCAAGAAGAAGAAAATCGAGTGCTACGCCGTCCAGCAGTAG